From a single Methanofollis sp. W23 genomic region:
- a CDS encoding DEAD/DEAH box helicase: MSSVYASLHPTLRNVLAHRLGWGDLRPVQEEACRAAANGADLLVVAGTAGGKTEAALIPVVDAVLKEGCSGVACLCLFPLKALINDQTDRVEEICTPAGLSVTRWHGDVGKSERSWAGEDPPHLLLTTPESLEVILMDDTLRLALKNLRFVIVDELHAFAGDLRGVQVRCLLDRLDEVAGRPLQRVGLSATVGNPEAVLDWFSGPDRRRQVVAVPTPPGKKQFSFTVSRDREARARAVARLVAGKRALVFVASRSQAEGLAAALDGEVDSLSVHHSSLSPAMRRAAEASLVGPGSACVICTSTLELGIDIGGLDLVVQVGPPPSVSSFLQRLGRTGRRGAPARMAFVLGDDLALLVAVATVEAAVHHEVEPLLPPRAPYTVLAQQLLLVLRARGRVPAHSVIAWLCGLLPFRGMEAAAETLVGALLATGHIVADQGLLMLGPEAERTLSRSHWAALLSVFASSAAYRALTPEGEAVGELDARFVAGGTGTVCTLGGRRWRVVALDQDYHIATVLPAAGTRKSSDRRPFWAGAGAPLSPVVAASVGRLLARGHSDLPLGRAEQASVKGIAGEIGAPVPPEGLSVLDRPEGIIVLSFRGGRVNRVLAAVLTALLPDGPKVTAADLWICVRGMTGPDPAGEVADVLARIRTLSADDIAASLPLPDPEEWKFGSLLTPVLFAGMVAADYNDCEGFVETMKREDIFIV; encoded by the coding sequence GTGTCGTCAGTCTACGCCTCTCTTCACCCCACGCTCAGGAATGTGCTCGCCCATCGTCTCGGCTGGGGCGACCTCCGCCCTGTCCAGGAGGAGGCCTGCCGCGCCGCTGCCAACGGTGCCGACCTTCTGGTCGTCGCCGGCACTGCCGGAGGCAAGACCGAAGCCGCCCTCATCCCGGTCGTCGACGCCGTCCTCAAGGAAGGCTGCTCCGGCGTCGCCTGCCTCTGCCTCTTCCCCCTCAAGGCCCTCATCAACGACCAGACCGACCGGGTCGAGGAGATCTGCACCCCGGCAGGGCTCTCGGTCACGAGGTGGCACGGCGATGTCGGGAAAAGTGAGCGTTCCTGGGCCGGAGAAGACCCCCCCCACCTCCTCCTCACCACCCCCGAGTCCCTGGAGGTGATCCTCATGGACGACACCCTCAGGCTTGCTCTGAAAAATCTTCGTTTTGTCATCGTCGATGAACTCCATGCCTTTGCCGGGGATCTGCGCGGCGTGCAGGTCAGGTGTCTCCTCGACCGTCTCGACGAAGTGGCCGGGAGACCTCTCCAGCGGGTCGGGCTCTCGGCGACGGTGGGGAACCCTGAGGCAGTCCTTGACTGGTTCTCAGGCCCTGACCGTCGTCGCCAGGTCGTCGCCGTCCCCACACCCCCCGGAAAAAAACAGTTCTCCTTTACGGTCTCACGGGACCGCGAGGCACGTGCCCGTGCTGTCGCCCGTCTTGTCGCCGGCAAACGTGCCCTCGTCTTTGTCGCAAGCAGGAGCCAGGCTGAAGGGCTTGCCGCCGCCCTTGACGGGGAGGTTGACTCCCTCTCAGTCCATCACTCCTCTCTCTCCCCCGCGATGCGCCGGGCGGCCGAGGCGTCTCTTGTCGGGCCGGGGAGCGCCTGTGTCATCTGCACCTCCACCCTCGAACTCGGGATCGATATCGGAGGCCTCGACCTTGTCGTTCAGGTCGGACCTCCCCCTTCGGTCTCCTCTTTCCTCCAGCGCCTCGGCCGGACCGGCCGCCGGGGTGCACCAGCCAGGATGGCCTTCGTCCTTGGCGACGACCTTGCCCTCCTCGTTGCGGTCGCCACCGTCGAGGCTGCGGTCCACCACGAGGTCGAACCCCTTCTCCCCCCACGGGCACCCTACACTGTCCTTGCCCAGCAACTCCTCCTCGTCCTCCGAGCCCGCGGGAGGGTGCCCGCGCACTCGGTTATCGCCTGGCTCTGCGGACTTTTGCCCTTCAGGGGGATGGAAGCCGCGGCCGAGACCCTGGTTGGGGCCCTCCTCGCTACCGGTCATATCGTTGCCGACCAGGGGCTTCTGATGCTCGGCCCAGAGGCCGAACGCACCCTCTCGCGTTCTCACTGGGCCGCGCTCCTCTCGGTCTTCGCCTCATCGGCTGCTTATCGTGCCCTCACTCCTGAGGGGGAGGCGGTCGGGGAACTCGACGCCAGGTTTGTGGCCGGCGGCACCGGGACCGTCTGCACCCTTGGCGGCAGGAGGTGGCGGGTCGTCGCCCTCGACCAGGACTACCATATCGCCACCGTCCTCCCGGCTGCAGGAACTCGCAAATCCTCGGACCGTCGCCCCTTCTGGGCCGGCGCCGGTGCGCCCCTCAGCCCGGTTGTCGCCGCCTCTGTCGGGCGCCTCCTTGCCAGGGGCCACTCTGATCTCCCACTTGGCAGAGCAGAGCAGGCATCGGTTAAGGGCATCGCAGGAGAGATCGGTGCGCCCGTGCCGCCTGAGGGGCTCTCCGTTCTGGACCGACCCGAAGGGATCATTGTCCTCTCATTTCGTGGCGGTCGCGTGAACCGCGTCCTTGCTGCCGTCCTCACTGCCCTTCTCCCTGACGGCCCGAAAGTCACGGCCGCCGACCTCTGGATCTGTGTCAGGGGGATGACCGGCCCTGACCCTGCAGGCGAGGTGGCGGACGTCCTTGCCAGGATCAGAACCCTGAGCGCGGATGACATCGCCGCCTCCCTCCCGCTCCCTGATCCAGAGGAATGGAAATTTGGTTCTCTCCTCACCCCCGTGCTCTTCGCCGGGATGGTCGCCGCCGACTACAATGACTGCGAAGGTTTTGTCGAGACCATGAAGAGGGAAGATATATTTATCGTCTGA
- a CDS encoding DUF58 domain-containing protein, which translates to MKPGPVAEGMGVLALALAGYALIFDDLAGYVVAGALLVYLVYRAASFLKRYTRLAGSLALSREVDKKVVRQGAVARVETVVSYAFQSGVAVQVEDLLPPVAVLDQEQKTVFPEPGRAVIRYRMRCMAPGETLFGGIKLTARDPFFSGSLSFRHTDLSLPSVAVVPVGQAQSGPASGNWLGDMEGGRSLLFRGQETRACREYLPGDPLEQVDWKLTAKYGKMYVREREGLSGGAPMVIIDLPGVDERLSKEEISRYSLAATGAVEGTYNKFGNCPLLLIAGGGVVASVPLESSEDEVFGALTAVRPTERTSLLYRYLDPLMAHLLLRKAEDGPRGSGTFRENYSGTLHRFRAHSPDFPFRRQVSEEVRLSEASSVHLYTPGRGDGSHLVQVVLEAKQQGLWVEVHILSGMGGVAVGRELGACGADKVEEI; encoded by the coding sequence GTGAAACCGGGCCCGGTTGCGGAAGGGATGGGGGTGCTTGCGCTTGCACTCGCGGGATATGCCCTCATCTTCGACGACCTTGCGGGATATGTCGTTGCCGGGGCGTTGCTTGTTTATCTCGTGTACCGAGCCGCTTCTTTTCTCAAGAGATATACGCGCCTTGCAGGGTCCCTTGCCCTCTCGCGAGAGGTGGACAAGAAGGTCGTCAGGCAGGGTGCTGTCGCCCGCGTGGAGACCGTGGTCTCCTATGCATTTCAGTCGGGTGTTGCCGTGCAGGTGGAAGACCTTCTTCCGCCTGTTGCCGTGCTTGACCAGGAGCAGAAGACAGTTTTCCCTGAGCCAGGGCGGGCTGTGATCAGGTACAGGATGAGGTGCATGGCGCCCGGGGAGACTCTGTTTGGAGGCATCAAACTTACGGCCCGCGACCCCTTCTTCTCGGGTTCTCTCTCTTTCAGACACACGGATTTAAGTCTCCCATCTGTGGCGGTTGTCCCGGTTGGACAGGCGCAGTCTGGCCCGGCGTCAGGGAATTGGCTTGGCGATATGGAAGGGGGTCGGTCTCTTCTCTTCAGGGGGCAGGAGACGCGTGCCTGCCGTGAATATCTTCCTGGCGACCCCCTTGAACAGGTGGACTGGAAACTCACGGCCAAGTATGGGAAGATGTATGTCAGGGAGCGGGAGGGACTGAGCGGTGGGGCCCCGATGGTCATCATCGATCTCCCGGGTGTTGACGAGAGACTCTCAAAAGAAGAGATATCAAGGTATTCTCTTGCCGCGACCGGTGCGGTTGAAGGGACATACAACAAATTCGGAAATTGCCCTCTTCTCCTCATTGCCGGAGGCGGCGTGGTTGCCTCGGTCCCCCTTGAAAGTTCAGAAGACGAGGTCTTTGGTGCGCTCACCGCGGTCAGGCCGACCGAACGTACCTCCCTCCTCTACCGGTACCTTGACCCGCTCATGGCTCACCTGCTGCTCAGGAAGGCTGAGGATGGGCCGAGGGGTTCAGGGACATTCAGGGAGAACTATTCAGGGACCTTACATCGGTTCCGGGCACATTCTCCCGATTTTCCGTTCAGGAGACAGGTCTCTGAGGAGGTGCGTCTCTCTGAGGCATCTTCAGTCCATCTCTATACGCCAGGGCGGGGGGATGGCAGTCACCTCGTCCAGGTGGTCCTTGAGGCCAAACAGCAGGGGCTCTGGGTCGAGGTCCATATCCTCTCCGGCATGGGCGGGGTGGCGGTGGGGCGTGAGTTGGGGGCATGCGGGGCAGATAAGGTGGAGGAGATCTGA
- a CDS encoding MoxR family ATPase has protein sequence MQLSERDVAPIAEKFREIEVAVNQYVVGNANLIRLIAISSLSEGAILIEGVPGTAKTTISKIMAHLLSASFGRVQGAVDVQPADIIGVRIYTNDEEEFILKKGPIFSNFVLVDEINRLTPKTQSALLEAMSEQQTTIDGVTYPLPRPFFVMATQNPYEFEGTFALVEAQRDRFMFCAPLTYLDARDELEVLRRDQAGQLIWKNYADTLTPRLTLEEIEGMIRTVREVHVEDPILQYITDLVMATRSHSDVRLGASSRATLALLRGAKANAALEGRTYVIPDDVKGLALPALRHRLIMEREAIIGRISTDTVINEILGVVEVS, from the coding sequence ATGCAACTGAGTGAGCGCGATGTGGCACCGATTGCCGAGAAATTCCGGGAGATCGAGGTGGCCGTCAACCAGTATGTCGTCGGGAACGCGAACCTGATCAGACTGATCGCGATCAGTTCCCTCTCAGAGGGTGCGATCCTCATCGAAGGGGTTCCTGGCACCGCAAAGACAACGATCTCAAAGATCATGGCGCACCTCCTCTCCGCCTCATTCGGGCGGGTGCAGGGAGCGGTGGATGTCCAGCCGGCCGACATCATTGGGGTGCGGATCTATACCAATGACGAAGAGGAATTTATCCTTAAAAAAGGTCCGATCTTCTCGAATTTTGTCCTCGTCGATGAGATCAACCGGCTCACCCCCAAGACGCAATCCGCCCTCCTTGAGGCTATGAGCGAGCAGCAGACGACGATCGATGGGGTGACCTACCCTCTTCCCCGTCCGTTTTTTGTCATGGCCACCCAGAACCCGTACGAGTTTGAAGGGACCTTCGCCCTGGTCGAGGCCCAGCGGGACAGGTTCATGTTCTGCGCCCCGCTTACCTATCTTGACGCCAGGGACGAACTGGAAGTCCTGAGACGCGACCAGGCAGGACAACTGATCTGGAAGAATTACGCCGATACGCTCACCCCCCGCCTCACCCTTGAGGAGATCGAGGGGATGATCAGGACGGTGAGGGAGGTCCATGTGGAAGACCCGATCCTCCAGTACATCACTGATCTGGTCATGGCCACCAGGTCACACTCTGATGTCCGCCTGGGAGCAAGTTCCCGGGCCACTTTAGCGCTTCTGCGTGGTGCCAAGGCCAATGCCGCCCTTGAAGGCCGGACCTATGTGATCCCGGACGATGTCAAGGGACTCGCTCTCCCGGCCCTCCGCCACCGCCTGATCATGGAGCGTGAGGCTATCATCGGGCGCATCTCGACGGATACGGTCATCAACGAGATCTTGGGTGTTGTTGAGGTGTCCTGA
- a CDS encoding DUF4350 domain-containing protein, producing the protein MRTRYFVAVAVLLLCLYAAVFHLSTTYDDYSRYNVQWNGTSTFFSHLEGHGAQMVTDRDDLITYDNALLLVIAPDGPPDPERARAYRNFLAHNNTLLLCDDTGEIAPLLEGLQSTISVLPGTVSSVERDYVTTAAVRGYAAGNHTLIDGVPAVLFNRPMALEGGTPFLQTSLLSWADENGNGRIDGEESVGRYDLVAYEEIGGGELVVVGDPGIFLNSMAGLGEGNEMFLKNLLSLRPVVLVDEGWSRTSTGGPYTGAILWVKDHPIVQIGIVALFIGGAVYVFRKRIRKEKKCN; encoded by the coding sequence ATGCGGACCCGGTACTTTGTCGCCGTTGCGGTCCTGCTTCTCTGCCTCTATGCCGCCGTCTTCCACCTCTCGACCACCTATGACGACTACAGTAGGTACAATGTCCAGTGGAACGGCACCTCGACCTTCTTCTCACATCTCGAGGGCCATGGGGCGCAGATGGTCACCGACCGGGATGATCTGATCACCTATGACAACGCTCTTCTCCTGGTCATCGCCCCTGATGGGCCCCCTGACCCGGAGAGGGCCAGGGCCTACAGAAACTTCCTGGCACACAACAACACCCTCCTCCTCTGCGACGACACCGGGGAGATCGCGCCTCTCCTTGAGGGGCTTCAGAGCACCATCTCGGTGCTCCCCGGCACGGTCTCATCGGTCGAGAGGGACTATGTCACCACGGCGGCGGTCAGGGGCTATGCGGCCGGGAACCATACTCTCATAGACGGGGTGCCGGCCGTCCTCTTCAACCGGCCCATGGCACTCGAAGGTGGGACCCCTTTCCTCCAGACCTCTCTCCTCTCGTGGGCCGACGAGAATGGGAACGGCAGGATCGATGGTGAGGAGAGTGTCGGGCGCTACGACCTTGTGGCCTATGAAGAGATCGGCGGCGGTGAACTGGTCGTCGTCGGTGACCCCGGGATCTTTCTCAACTCGATGGCAGGCCTTGGAGAGGGGAACGAGATGTTCCTCAAAAACCTCCTCTCCCTCCGACCGGTCGTGCTGGTCGACGAGGGATGGAGCAGGACGTCTACCGGCGGGCCATATACAGGTGCGATTTTATGGGTGAAAGATCACCCTATTGTTCAGATCGGGATTGTAGCCCTCTTCATCGGCGGGGCGGTATATGTATTCAGAAAGAGGATCAGGAAGGAGAAGAAATGCAACTGA